From Streptomyces sp. 6-11-2, one genomic window encodes:
- a CDS encoding SDR family NAD(P)-dependent oxidoreductase, with amino-acid sequence MSRNVVISGGGTGIGLAAARTFAADGDRVLLLGRRGEVLHRAGVPGALTFAADVGDVAGVRSVARFVADELGAVDVLIHSAGGSGRLEPGVEREDPLDLVADNWSVNFRINTLTAVLLTEALKERLAEPGGRVLFLSSIAAYRGSGSGAYAASKAALHPYAHDLARQLGPRGITVNLVAPGYVEDTDFFGDAMDDARRERLIAETSTGRPGTPGDIAATLHWLASPSAGHITSQIIQVNGGAERGH; translated from the coding sequence ATGAGTCGCAACGTCGTCATCAGCGGGGGCGGAACGGGGATCGGACTCGCCGCGGCGCGGACCTTCGCGGCCGACGGGGACCGGGTGCTGCTGCTCGGGCGGCGGGGCGAGGTGCTGCACCGGGCCGGGGTGCCGGGTGCGCTGACGTTCGCCGCGGACGTGGGTGACGTGGCCGGGGTGCGGTCGGTCGCCCGGTTCGTGGCCGACGAGCTCGGGGCGGTGGACGTGCTGATCCACAGCGCCGGAGGGTCGGGGCGGCTGGAGCCCGGGGTGGAGCGGGAGGATCCGCTCGACCTCGTCGCCGACAACTGGTCGGTCAACTTCCGGATCAACACCCTGACCGCCGTGCTGCTCACGGAGGCCCTCAAGGAGCGGCTCGCCGAGCCGGGCGGCCGGGTGCTGTTCCTCAGTTCCATCGCCGCCTACCGCGGTTCGGGCAGCGGCGCCTACGCCGCCTCCAAGGCCGCCCTGCATCCCTACGCCCACGATCTGGCCCGCCAGTTGGGCCCGCGCGGGATCACGGTGAACCTGGTTGCGCCCGGGTACGTCGAGGACACCGACTTCTTCGGCGACGCGATGGACGACGCCCGCCGCGAACGGCTCATCGCCGAGACCTCCACCGGCCGCCCCGGTACCCCGGGCGACATCGCGGCCACCCTCCACTGGCTCGCCTCCCCGTCCGCCGGCCACATCACCTCCCAGATCATCCAGGTGAACGGCGGCGCGGAACGCGGCCACTGA
- a CDS encoding mechanosensitive ion channel family protein, whose product MENVLRPLIVVGGSVVLTLVIDWATDLLLRKADERHHDKPLWGLLRRARVPYQLVLCAALLRGSYDQAQLLEQHRVGIGRTLTLVLIGSAAWLVIRIAGAVVETTYTRYANARAHRDPARVRRVRTQVELIMRVVSAVVIVVAAASMLLTFPAMRAAGASLLASAGLLGIVAGVAAQSTLSNMFAGLQIAFGDMVRIGDTVVVNGEWGTVEEITLTFLTVRTWDERRITMPVSYFTSNPFENWSRGTPQMTGTVFFHLDHRAPMDAMREKLRDILRECPAWDGRAYNLVVTDTTPTTMQVRALVTAKDADDIWTVRVVVREQMLRWLSEHHPYALPRVTTANATAPHDGTPHPTFDNSQPASG is encoded by the coding sequence ATGGAGAACGTACTCCGCCCTCTGATCGTCGTCGGCGGCTCGGTCGTCCTCACACTGGTCATCGACTGGGCCACCGACCTGCTGCTGCGCAAGGCCGACGAACGGCACCACGACAAGCCGTTGTGGGGCCTGCTGCGTCGTGCCCGCGTCCCCTACCAGCTCGTGTTGTGCGCCGCCCTGCTGCGCGGCTCCTACGACCAGGCCCAGTTGCTGGAGCAGCACCGGGTCGGCATCGGCCGGACGCTGACCCTGGTGCTGATCGGGTCGGCGGCCTGGCTGGTGATCCGGATCGCGGGGGCCGTCGTCGAGACCACGTACACGCGCTACGCCAACGCCCGGGCGCACCGGGATCCGGCCCGGGTGCGGCGGGTGCGCACCCAGGTCGAGCTGATCATGCGCGTGGTCTCGGCGGTGGTCATCGTGGTGGCGGCGGCCTCGATGCTGCTGACCTTCCCGGCGATGCGCGCGGCCGGTGCCTCACTGCTGGCCTCGGCCGGCCTCCTCGGCATCGTCGCCGGTGTCGCCGCGCAGTCCACGCTGAGCAACATGTTCGCGGGGCTGCAGATCGCCTTCGGCGACATGGTGCGGATCGGCGACACCGTGGTCGTCAACGGCGAGTGGGGCACGGTCGAGGAGATCACGCTGACCTTCCTGACGGTACGGACCTGGGACGAGCGCCGGATCACCATGCCGGTGTCGTACTTCACGTCCAACCCGTTCGAGAACTGGTCGCGCGGCACCCCGCAGATGACCGGCACCGTCTTCTTCCACCTCGACCACCGGGCGCCGATGGACGCGATGCGCGAGAAGCTGCGCGACATCCTGCGCGAGTGCCCGGCCTGGGACGGCCGCGCCTACAACCTGGTGGTCACGGACACGACGCCGACCACGATGCAGGTACGGGCGCTGGTGACGGCGAAGGACGCCGACGACATCTGGACGGTACGGGTCGTGGTCCGCGAGCAGATGCTCCGCTGGCTCTCCGAACACCACCCCTACGCCCTCCCCCGCGTCACCACAGCCAACGCCACCGCACCCCACGACGGCACGCCCCACCCCACCTTCGACAACTCCCAGCCGGCCTCCGGCTGA
- a CDS encoding dienelactone hydrolase family protein: protein MNIVLFHSTYGLGPAVRQAANRLRAAGHEVWTPDLFEGRTFDTVEEGRACQESIGKDELLKRAVLAAAPYSERGLVYAGFSFGAATAQTLALGDEKARGLLLLHGTSDVAPNASADGLPVQLHVAEPDPFEPDDWLSAWYLQMGRTGADVEVYRYAGAGHLYTDPDLPDYDEEAAEATWRVALGFLAELETD from the coding sequence ATGAACATCGTGCTCTTCCACTCGACCTATGGCCTCGGACCCGCGGTGCGTCAGGCCGCGAACCGGCTGCGTGCCGCCGGGCATGAGGTGTGGACGCCGGATCTCTTCGAGGGCCGTACGTTCGACACCGTCGAGGAGGGCAGGGCCTGCCAGGAATCGATCGGCAAGGACGAACTGCTCAAGCGGGCCGTGCTGGCCGCGGCGCCCTACTCGGAGCGGGGCCTGGTCTACGCCGGGTTCTCGTTCGGGGCCGCCACCGCGCAGACGCTCGCCCTCGGCGACGAGAAGGCCCGCGGACTGCTCCTGCTGCACGGCACCTCGGACGTCGCGCCGAACGCGAGCGCCGACGGCCTGCCCGTCCAGCTGCACGTGGCCGAGCCCGACCCGTTCGAGCCGGACGACTGGTTGAGCGCCTGGTACCTCCAGATGGGCCGGACCGGCGCCGACGTGGAGGTCTACCGCTACGCCGGGGCCGGCCACCTCTACACCGACCCCGACCTGCCGGACTACGACGAGGAGGCCGCCGAGGCCACCTGGCGGGTGGCGCTCGGCTTCCTCGCGGAGCTCGAAACCGACTAG
- a CDS encoding alkaline phosphatase, whose amino-acid sequence MTSRQCHLESADSPVARRRTFVKAAAAGAVLAGPLAAALPARAATGAPAFLHGVASGDPLPDGVLLWTRVTPVPEAVPGSGLGPDTEVRWAVAGDKGFTDVVAEGSTTATAASDHTVKADVRGLRPATDYWFRFSAGGTDSPIARTRTAPAADAAVANLRFGVVSCANWEAGHFAAYRHLAARGDLDAWLHLGDYIYEYESGEFAARGKVVRPHVPAHEILGLADYRTRHATYKTDPDLRALHHSAPVIAIWDDHEFADNAWSGGAVNHTEGAEGTWTARVAAARQAYFEWMPVRTAVEGTTYRRLRFGKLADLSLLDLRSFRSQQAATGSGSVDDPDRTITGRAQLDWLKAGLKASNTTWRLVGNSVMIAPFVIGSLSADLLRPLAELLGLPREGLAINTDQWDGYTDDRRELLSHLRANAIRNTVFLTGDIHMAWANDVPVDAGTYPLSASAATEFVVTSVTSDNLDDFVKVPEGTVSAIAAPVIRAANRHVHWVDTDRHGYGVLDLTADRAQMDYYVLSDRTSPNATSAWTRSYRTRSGTQKIERAYDPV is encoded by the coding sequence GTGACCAGTCGACAGTGCCACCTCGAGAGCGCCGACTCACCCGTCGCGCGCCGCCGTACGTTCGTCAAGGCCGCGGCGGCGGGCGCCGTACTGGCGGGCCCGCTCGCCGCCGCGCTGCCCGCACGCGCCGCCACCGGTGCGCCCGCCTTCCTGCACGGCGTCGCCTCCGGCGATCCTCTGCCGGACGGCGTCCTGCTGTGGACCCGCGTGACCCCCGTCCCCGAGGCGGTGCCCGGCTCCGGGCTGGGCCCGGACACCGAGGTGCGCTGGGCGGTGGCCGGGGACAAGGGGTTCACCGACGTCGTCGCCGAGGGCTCGACCACCGCGACGGCCGCCTCCGACCACACCGTCAAGGCCGACGTCCGGGGGCTGCGCCCGGCCACCGACTACTGGTTCCGCTTCTCGGCCGGGGGCACCGACTCCCCCATCGCCCGCACCCGCACCGCGCCCGCCGCCGACGCCGCCGTCGCCAACCTGCGCTTCGGCGTGGTCTCCTGCGCCAACTGGGAGGCCGGCCACTTCGCGGCCTACCGCCACCTCGCGGCCCGCGGCGACCTCGACGCCTGGCTTCACCTCGGCGACTACATCTACGAGTACGAGTCGGGGGAGTTCGCGGCCCGCGGCAAGGTGGTGCGGCCGCACGTTCCCGCGCACGAGATCCTCGGCCTCGCCGACTACCGCACCCGGCACGCGACGTACAAGACCGACCCCGATCTGCGGGCGCTGCACCACAGCGCGCCGGTCATCGCCATCTGGGACGACCACGAGTTCGCGGACAACGCCTGGTCGGGCGGCGCGGTCAACCACACCGAGGGCGCCGAGGGGACCTGGACCGCCCGCGTGGCGGCCGCCCGGCAGGCCTACTTCGAGTGGATGCCGGTGCGCACGGCGGTCGAGGGCACCACCTACCGGCGGCTGCGCTTCGGCAAGCTGGCCGATCTGTCCCTGCTGGATCTGCGTTCCTTCCGCTCGCAGCAGGCCGCCACGGGCAGCGGCTCGGTCGACGATCCGGACCGAACGATCACCGGACGCGCCCAACTCGACTGGCTGAAGGCCGGGTTGAAGGCGTCGAACACCACCTGGCGACTGGTCGGCAACTCGGTGATGATCGCGCCGTTCGTCATCGGCTCGCTCTCCGCCGACCTGCTGAGGCCGCTCGCCGAGCTGCTCGGGCTGCCGCGGGAGGGCCTGGCCATCAACACCGACCAGTGGGACGGCTACACCGACGACCGCCGCGAACTGCTGTCCCATCTGCGCGCGAACGCCATCCGCAACACCGTCTTCCTGACCGGCGACATCCACATGGCGTGGGCCAACGACGTCCCGGTGGACGCCGGCACGTACCCGCTGTCGGCGTCCGCCGCCACAGAGTTCGTGGTCACCTCGGTGACCTCCGACAACCTCGACGACTTCGTCAAGGTTCCCGAGGGCACGGTCTCGGCGATCGCCGCGCCGGTGATCCGCGCCGCCAACCGGCACGTCCACTGGGTCGACACCGACCGCCACGGCTACGGCGTGCTGGACCTGACCGCCGACCGCGCGCAGATGGACTACTACGTGCTGTCCGACCGCACGAGCCCGAACGCGACCTCGGCCTGGACCCGTTCGTACCGCACACGCAGCGGCACGCAGAAGATCGAACGCGCCTACGACCCGGTCTGA
- a CDS encoding thioredoxin domain-containing protein, whose product MSKRNSQTAKTAARERLRAERERDAKRAKAKRQITVACAVVAVLAAAGGIGYAVVQANKPSHWEAVKDEKVVAPANTTGTDGTTVVIGKSSAQKTLKIYEDPRCPICGQFEEAVGATVKKDVDDGKFKLQYIGGTFIDNHDNGEGSKNSMSAMGAALNVSPEAFLEYKSALYSKKWHPEETDDKFKSDDYLIKVADTVPALKNNASFRDDVKSGKYDAWAVAMSKTFDNNKDGVDGTPSLVMDGKKVTTPGTQNPPMTADEFNAALDAALKG is encoded by the coding sequence ATGAGCAAGCGGAACAGCCAGACGGCGAAGACGGCGGCCCGGGAGCGGCTGCGCGCCGAGCGCGAGCGCGACGCCAAGCGGGCCAAGGCCAAGCGGCAGATAACCGTGGCGTGCGCGGTCGTGGCCGTGCTGGCGGCGGCCGGCGGCATCGGCTACGCCGTCGTCCAGGCCAACAAGCCCAGCCACTGGGAGGCCGTGAAGGACGAGAAGGTCGTCGCCCCGGCCAACACCACCGGCACCGACGGCACGACCGTGGTCATCGGCAAGAGCTCGGCCCAGAAGACCCTCAAGATCTACGAGGACCCGCGCTGCCCGATCTGCGGCCAGTTCGAGGAAGCGGTCGGCGCGACCGTCAAGAAGGATGTCGACGACGGCAAGTTCAAGCTCCAGTACATCGGCGGCACCTTCATCGACAACCACGACAACGGCGAGGGCTCCAAGAACTCGATGAGCGCCATGGGCGCCGCGCTCAACGTCAGCCCCGAGGCGTTCCTCGAGTACAAGTCCGCGCTGTACTCGAAGAAGTGGCACCCGGAGGAGACCGACGACAAGTTCAAGAGCGACGACTACCTCATCAAGGTGGCGGACACCGTGCCGGCCCTGAAGAACAACGCGTCGTTCCGCGACGACGTCAAGAGCGGCAAGTACGACGCCTGGGCGGTCGCCATGTCGAAGACCTTCGACAACAACAAGGACGGTGTGGACGGCACCCCGAGCCTGGTCATGGACGGCAAGAAGGTGACCACCCCCGGCACCCAGAACCCGCCGATGACGGCGGACGAGTTCAACGCGGCGTTGGACGCGGCCCTCAAGGGCTGA
- a CDS encoding DUF2252 domain-containing protein: MSVPQLSDEQRGKEIIAVLDTVFGELLADDPAAFGMRLRRMAASALAFHRGTACLFHHDLGADRRGGPYLDDRTSRVWIHGDLHAESFGTYMDADGRLVFSATGFDEAYVGPFTWDLKRFAASLALVGYAKALSDDRITELVTLYATAYRDRIHALATGAKSDEVPPFTLDTADGPLLDTLRDARSLTRAGLLESMTEIRDFERRFAPGGGAVELDAATRYKVLAAFDGYLETLPEASLARPESYRVKDVVGRHGIGPAGLSYDILLEGHSDALEHDVVISIQRARTAAASRHITDQAIHDHFQHEGHRTVVCRRALQAHTDPWLGWTELDGAGRLVTEVSPYTVDLDWDHVDDPEEIAQVVADLGRATAAMHAAADDTSGESLVPFSTERAIDAAIAGDEEGFAPLLADFAHAYGARARADHRIFVDLLRNGGIPGL; the protein is encoded by the coding sequence ATGTCGGTCCCCCAGCTCAGCGACGAGCAGCGCGGCAAGGAGATCATCGCCGTCCTCGACACCGTCTTCGGCGAGCTCCTGGCCGACGATCCGGCCGCGTTCGGCATGAGGCTGCGGAGGATGGCCGCCTCGGCCCTCGCGTTCCACCGGGGCACGGCCTGTCTCTTCCACCACGACCTGGGCGCCGACCGGCGCGGCGGACCCTACCTCGACGACCGCACCTCGCGCGTGTGGATCCACGGCGACCTGCACGCGGAGAGCTTCGGCACCTACATGGACGCCGACGGCCGGCTGGTCTTCAGCGCCACCGGCTTCGACGAGGCCTACGTCGGCCCCTTCACCTGGGACCTCAAGCGGTTCGCCGCCTCTCTCGCCCTCGTCGGGTACGCCAAGGCGCTCAGTGACGACCGGATCACCGAGCTGGTGACGCTCTACGCGACCGCCTACCGCGACCGGATCCACGCCCTGGCCACCGGCGCCAAGAGCGACGAGGTGCCGCCCTTCACGCTGGACACGGCCGACGGCCCCCTCCTGGACACGCTGCGTGACGCCCGTTCGCTGACCCGTGCCGGGCTGCTGGAGTCGATGACCGAGATCCGCGACTTCGAGCGCCGCTTCGCGCCCGGCGGCGGCGCGGTCGAGCTGGACGCCGCCACCCGCTACAAGGTCCTCGCGGCGTTCGACGGCTATCTGGAGACCCTGCCGGAGGCCTCGCTGGCCCGCCCGGAGTCCTACCGCGTCAAGGACGTCGTCGGCCGCCACGGGATCGGCCCGGCCGGTCTGTCGTACGACATCCTCCTGGAGGGCCACAGCGACGCCCTGGAGCACGACGTGGTGATCTCCATCCAGCGGGCCCGGACCGCGGCGGCCTCCCGGCACATCACGGACCAGGCGATCCACGACCACTTCCAGCACGAGGGCCACCGCACGGTGGTCTGCCGGCGTGCCCTCCAGGCGCACACCGACCCGTGGCTGGGCTGGACCGAGCTGGACGGCGCCGGCCGGCTGGTCACCGAGGTCTCGCCGTACACCGTGGACCTGGACTGGGACCACGTCGACGACCCGGAGGAGATCGCGCAGGTGGTCGCCGACCTGGGCCGGGCCACGGCCGCCATGCACGCGGCGGCGGACGACACGTCGGGCGAGTCCCTGGTGCCGTTCTCCACCGAGCGGGCCATCGACGCGGCGATCGCGGGCGACGAGGAGGGCTTCGCGCCGCTGCTCGCCGACTTCGCGCACGCCTACGGCGCACGCGCGCGTGCCGACCACCGCATCTTCGTGGACCTGCTGCGCAACGGAGGGATCCCGGGTCTGTGA
- the dnaE gene encoding DNA polymerase III subunit alpha: MSKPPFTHLHVHTQYSLLDGAARLKDMFNACNEMGMTHIAMSDHGNLHGAYDFFHSAKKAGVTPIIGIEAYVAPESRRNKRKILWGQPHQKRDDISGSGGYTHKTMWAVNRTGLHNIFRLSSDAYAEGWLQKWPRMDKETISQWSEGIVASTGCPSGEVQTRLRLGHFDEALKAAADYQDIFGKDRYFLELMDHGIDIERKVRDGLLEIGKKLGIPPLVTNDSHYTYAHEAGAHDALLCIQTGKNLSDPDRFKFDGTGYYLKSTEEMYAIDSSDAWQEGCANTLLVAEMVDTTGMFEKRDLMPKFDIPEGYTEVTWFKEEVHRGMERRFPGGIPEDRQKQVAYEMDVIIQMGFPGYFLVVADFIMWAKNNGIAVGPGRGSAAGSIVAYALGITDLDPIPHGLIFERFLNPERISMPDVDIDFDERRRVEVIRYVTEKYGADKVAMIGTYGTIKAKNAIKDSARVLGYPYAMGDRITKAMPADVLGKGIPLSGITDPEHPRYSEAGEVRGMYENEPDVKKVIDTARGVEGLVRQMGVHAAGVIMSSETITEHVPVWVRHTDGVTITQWDYPSCESLGLLKMDFLGLRNLTIMDDAVKMVKSNKGIDIDLLGLELDDPKTFELLQRGDTLGVFQFDGGPMRSLLRLMKPDNFEDISAVSALYRPGPMGMNSHTNYALRKNGQQEITPIHPELEEPLKEVLDVTYGLIVYQEQVQKAAQIVAGYSLGEADVLRRVMGKKKPEELAKNFTIFQEGARKKDFSDEAIQALWDVLVPFAGYAFNKAHSAAYGLVSYWTAYLKANHPAEYMAGLLTSVKDDKDKSAVYLNECRRMGIRVLPPNVNESQSNFAAQGDDVILFGLSAVRNVGTNVVESIIKSRKAKGKYASFPDYLDKVEAVVCNKRTTESLIKAGAFDEMGHTRKGLTAQYEPMIDNVVAVKRKEAEGQFDLFGGMGEETSGEPGFGLDVEFSVEEWDKTYLLAQEREMLGLYVSDHPLFGLEHVLADKADAGISQLTGGEHADGAVVTIGGIISGLQRKMTKQGNAWAIATVEDLAGSIECMFFPATYQLVSTQLVEDAVVFVKGRLDKREDVPRLVAMELMIPDLSNAGSNAPVILTIPALKVTPPMVSRLGEILSHHKGDSEVRIKLQGPSRTTVLRLDRHRVKPDPALFGDLKVLLGPSCLAG, translated from the coding sequence GTGTCGAAGCCGCCGTTCACGCACCTGCACGTCCACACCCAGTACTCGCTGCTGGACGGTGCCGCGCGGCTGAAGGACATGTTCAACGCCTGCAACGAGATGGGCATGACGCACATCGCCATGTCCGACCACGGAAACCTCCACGGGGCGTACGACTTCTTCCACTCCGCGAAGAAGGCCGGAGTCACCCCGATCATCGGGATCGAGGCGTATGTCGCCCCTGAGTCCCGGCGCAACAAGCGCAAGATCCTATGGGGTCAGCCGCACCAGAAGCGGGACGACATCTCCGGTTCCGGCGGTTACACCCACAAGACGATGTGGGCGGTGAACAGGACCGGCCTGCACAACATCTTCCGCCTCTCCTCCGACGCCTACGCCGAGGGCTGGCTGCAGAAGTGGCCCCGGATGGACAAGGAGACGATCTCCCAGTGGTCCGAGGGCATCGTCGCCTCCACCGGCTGCCCCTCCGGCGAGGTCCAGACCCGGCTGCGCCTCGGCCACTTCGACGAGGCCCTGAAGGCCGCCGCCGACTACCAGGACATCTTCGGCAAGGACCGCTACTTCCTGGAGCTGATGGACCACGGCATCGACATCGAGCGCAAGGTCCGCGACGGCCTGCTGGAGATCGGCAAGAAGCTCGGCATCCCGCCCCTGGTCACCAACGACTCGCACTACACCTACGCGCACGAGGCCGGCGCCCACGACGCCCTGCTGTGCATCCAGACCGGCAAGAACCTCTCCGACCCCGACCGCTTCAAGTTCGACGGCACCGGCTACTACCTGAAGTCCACCGAGGAGATGTACGCCATCGACTCCTCGGACGCCTGGCAGGAGGGCTGCGCCAACACCCTCCTGGTCGCCGAGATGGTCGACACCACCGGCATGTTCGAGAAGCGCGACCTCATGCCCAAGTTCGACATCCCCGAGGGCTACACCGAGGTCACCTGGTTCAAGGAGGAGGTCCACCGCGGCATGGAGCGCCGCTTCCCCGGCGGCATCCCCGAGGACCGCCAGAAGCAGGTCGCGTACGAGATGGACGTCATCATCCAGATGGGGTTCCCGGGCTACTTCCTCGTGGTCGCCGACTTCATCATGTGGGCCAAGAACAACGGCATCGCGGTCGGCCCCGGCCGTGGCTCCGCGGCCGGCTCGATCGTCGCCTACGCCCTCGGCATCACCGACCTCGACCCGATCCCGCACGGCCTGATCTTCGAGCGGTTCCTCAACCCCGAGCGCATCTCCATGCCCGACGTCGACATCGACTTCGACGAGCGCAGGCGCGTCGAGGTGATCAGGTACGTGACGGAGAAGTACGGCGCCGACAAGGTCGCCATGATCGGCACCTACGGCACCATCAAGGCCAAGAACGCGATCAAGGACTCCGCGCGCGTGCTGGGCTACCCGTACGCGATGGGCGACCGCATCACCAAGGCCATGCCCGCCGACGTCCTCGGCAAGGGCATCCCGCTGTCCGGCATCACCGACCCCGAGCACCCCCGCTACTCGGAGGCGGGCGAGGTCCGGGGGATGTACGAGAACGAGCCGGACGTGAAGAAGGTCATCGACACCGCACGCGGTGTGGAGGGCCTGGTGCGGCAGATGGGCGTGCACGCGGCCGGCGTGATCATGTCCAGCGAGACCATCACCGAGCACGTCCCGGTCTGGGTGAGGCACACCGACGGCGTGACCATCACGCAGTGGGACTACCCGAGCTGCGAGTCGCTCGGCCTGCTGAAGATGGACTTCCTCGGCCTGCGCAACCTGACGATCATGGACGACGCCGTGAAGATGGTGAAGTCCAACAAGGGGATCGACATCGATCTCCTGGGCCTGGAGCTGGACGACCCCAAGACCTTCGAACTGCTCCAGCGCGGCGACACCCTCGGCGTCTTCCAGTTCGACGGCGGCCCCATGCGCTCCCTGCTGCGCCTGATGAAGCCGGACAACTTCGAGGACATCTCCGCCGTCTCGGCCCTGTACCGGCCGGGCCCGATGGGCATGAACTCCCACACCAACTACGCCCTGCGCAAGAACGGCCAGCAGGAGATCACGCCCATCCACCCGGAGCTGGAGGAGCCGCTCAAGGAGGTCCTGGACGTCACCTACGGCCTGATCGTCTACCAGGAGCAGGTGCAGAAGGCCGCCCAGATCGTCGCCGGCTACTCGCTCGGCGAGGCCGACGTGCTGCGGCGTGTGATGGGCAAGAAGAAGCCCGAGGAACTGGCGAAGAACTTCACCATCTTCCAGGAGGGCGCCCGCAAGAAGGACTTCAGCGACGAGGCCATCCAAGCCCTGTGGGACGTGCTGGTCCCCTTCGCCGGCTACGCGTTCAACAAGGCACACTCGGCCGCGTACGGCCTGGTGTCGTACTGGACCGCCTATCTGAAGGCCAACCACCCCGCCGAGTACATGGCCGGCCTGCTGACCTCCGTCAAGGACGACAAGGACAAGTCGGCGGTCTACCTCAACGAGTGCCGCCGCATGGGCATCCGGGTGCTCCCGCCCAACGTCAACGAGTCCCAGTCGAACTTCGCCGCGCAGGGCGACGACGTGATCCTCTTCGGCCTGTCCGCCGTGCGCAACGTCGGCACCAACGTGGTCGAGTCCATCATCAAGTCCCGCAAGGCCAAGGGGAAGTACGCCTCGTTCCCCGACTACCTCGACAAGGTCGAGGCGGTGGTCTGCAACAAGCGCACCACGGAGTCGCTGATCAAGGCGGGCGCCTTCGACGAGATGGGGCACACCCGCAAGGGCCTCACCGCGCAGTACGAGCCGATGATCGACAACGTGGTCGCGGTCAAGCGCAAGGAGGCCGAGGGGCAGTTCGACCTCTTCGGCGGGATGGGCGAGGAGACCAGCGGCGAGCCCGGCTTCGGGCTGGACGTGGAGTTCTCCGTCGAGGAGTGGGACAAGACGTACCTGCTCGCCCAGGAGCGGGAGATGCTCGGCCTCTACGTCTCCGACCACCCGCTGTTCGGCCTGGAGCACGTGCTCGCGGACAAGGCCGACGCGGGCATCTCCCAGCTCACCGGCGGCGAGCACGCCGACGGCGCGGTCGTCACCATCGGCGGCATCATCTCCGGCCTCCAGCGCAAGATGACCAAGCAGGGCAACGCGTGGGCGATCGCCACCGTCGAGGACCTGGCGGGCTCCATCGAGTGCATGTTCTTCCCGGCGACCTACCAGCTGGTGTCGACCCAACTCGTCGAGGACGCCGTGGTGTTCGTCAAGGGCCGCCTCGACAAGCGCGAGGACGTGCCGCGCCTGGTCGCGATGGAGCTGATGATCCCCGACCTGTCGAACGCGGGGAGCAACGCACCGGTGATCCTCACCATCCCGGCACTGAAGGTGACCCCGCCCATGGTGAGCCGCCTCGGTGAGATCCTCAGCCACCACAAGGGCGACAGCGAGGTCCGCATCAAGCTCCAGGGGCCGAGCAGGACGACGGTGCTGCGTCTGGACCGGCACCGGGTCAAGCCGGATCCGGCGTTGTTCGGCGATCTGAAGGTCCTGCTCGGCCCGTCCTGCCTGGCCGGCTGA